The Porites lutea chromosome 9, jaPorLute2.1, whole genome shotgun sequence sequence CAGATGGTAAAAACATTAAATACCCTTTTTTCCAGCTAAAACCATCCAGGACGAATTTTGTTTAGATCTTGCATTTCAGACAGATTGCTTGATAAAGACGGACCGCTATACATACCACCGTTGCCCCTGTGATATGTTACTTCCGTCCCATCCCACTGCTGACGTGATCGAATAACAACATTCATGCGTCTTGTCTCAGTTTCGATATTTTTCatagcaaaaaagaaacaaaaaaaattacgaaGTCTGATCGATATTATTCATCATTATCCTCTTTTAATTACTTTCCAAAATGGGATTTTCTCTCTCCTAGCTGATCTTCACAGTGCAAGCTGATTTGTTTCCAAAGAAGCTTCCATGGTCACCGTCGCTTGTTTTCTTAACTGTGAGTCCCCAAACTTGTCGCCATTGCGCCCAAACTCCTTCAAAAACCCTAATAAGGAATTTTATCATCAACATATCGCCCACGTTTTCTAAGGAGAAGCAGAAGAAGTTTCCGTCCGCTCCGATTGAGAGCATTAAAACCGTAAAGCGTTGGCTGCACCCGGGACTGTATTGAGCAATAGATGATCTGACCTTTCCTACCTACACTGACTTGTATGACGCACAACCAAGTCTTACCAAATTAGTTATCTCATTTCACAGCAGTGTTTTCCGGTCGTTTTATCAACAATGACCAACCTAAAAATTCTTATAAAAGACGGACAGCTCACAAGAACATTCATCAGTCTTTATCGGCGGCTCAACTATTGAAGTGTGGGCAAGTTAAAGGAACCGAAGAAATGATGTTCCGTGCAATTTTTGTAGCTGTTTTCCTGCAATTAGCCAAGTCTGCTTTTGCTCGTCCAGGGAATTTACAAAGTCCGCCACCCCCAGGTAAGGTCTGAACGATAGAAATGTGGTTGTTCTTCCACCTTTTAACACTCCACGAAGGAAAGATTATAGCAATTCGGCAACACAGAAGGCAACCTGTAACTAATTACAATCCGGCTTTTTGCGAAAATAGCTGAAAATCCTAGTAGACACAAAAACATGTTGGACTCACGACTGTACTGATCGTAATTACCCGAAGAGAATTCCTCAAACTTGAGGAGTCGAAGAAAACACTTCCCagcaatattattttgtaaaatacagaaaactgtAAAAATACCGCTTCAAAACCACTGCTAAAGAGTTTTCTAGTGATTCGAAATTTTGAACTATTTTGTTTAACTCCACAGAAATGTCTTGTTTTGTCGTAGCAATACGGACTATTGTAAAATTGCAAAAGGAGGTTCAACTTAGTGATATAACAGAAAGGAAACAGATCTAAAGGCTAGTACTATTCAGCAAAAGTCCGAAAACTTGATAGCCAGCAACGGGTTATCGGTGGTAAAACTTATTGACTTGCAAAGCCTTATTTCACAGTTGTTTTCATAGTTTCAAGAGGTTCTTCCTAggtatttttatttcttcttttgtattttggcAAGTGCAGGTTCAATACAGGAAGGGAGAAAGGCAACGGGAGAGAACAGGACAGCCTTTGAAGTGATTTTACTTGCAAACAACGATGCAGGAAACTTAAGACGTGAGTTATTGAGAGTCGATGTAGTATGCTTTTCTTCCTCGCCAGGTCACTCTCGTTAACGATATGAATAAACTTAGAATCCACTGTGGCTAGAACaagaacatgaaaataaaagaaagaccAACCAGTGATTCCCAAAAGTGGTGGCGAACCGCGCTTACGAAAGCTTTCACTTCAAAACATCGCAGGACAGCTGCGATTATTTGGCTTGTGACCCAGAAGAATGCCTGCACGCGTAGGAAGCTAATCAACACCCTTTcataacagtgaaaaaaaactgTAGGGTGCGAAAGATCGAATACTTTTGaatacatttttccaaagattAACAAGTTGTAAAGATTAAGAACAAGATTTACGGTTAAATCTGACTGAAAAATAACGATCTGATGAATGTCCTTATTACGAGTTCCACGATAACTCAAGATGATTACGATGAAATGGTAGTAGCTAATctgaatttgttttgtttaatttttagttGTAGACAGAAACAATAGCTTACACGAGGGAGATATACTGTTGACAAAGCGCCAAAAAAGCCTGTTAGGAGTAGAGCAAGGGAATAGCAGACGATACAAGCGCGCGGCTATGAGGAGTTTGGCGAGACGATGGATCTCAGGTGGTCAGGCTGTGGTTCCATACCAACTGGAAGGAAGTGTTGGTAAGCCTGTTACTATCTACTGtgatttttagactttttagacTAAGTTAACATTATATCGGAAAGCTTTTGCATGGAACTCCTACCGGATAGCTTCTGTTCACAAATCACAAAAGTGATTtcagcgcgatttctgtaacagaACGAATCTACGCCAAGTCGACCTATCTTTTCGTGTCGGTACAAAAATCTATTCGGTATAGTGGGAACATAGCCTTGGACGTTTTAGTCTTTTACGTCTGCTGGTTAGCGCCCTGTTGtcccggggaggggggagggggcaatCCCTTATATAAGCCCTATAGGTATGTAccaccccaaagggtatggtatCGTACcctgattccagaccaaaatgggccagcaaagtctatacccgttttcagaccaaaacggcgcaaaaaatAATACCCCTTGGGGGCGGTAAATGCCTAtgtggcttatataagggagtaccccctccagTCTTCTCTAACCCCAAGGACGACGTTACTTGCAAgattaaacagcttttttcaACATTATTTCCAAGGCGAATAAAAATTATTCTCCTCAGTTATTCTCATCGCTAGataagtttgttttattttgttactttatgcagtataattataatatttgaTTATTTCTCGTTACAGGGCATGCTAGGCGTGTAATCAGTGCGGCTATTCAGCATTGGGAGAGAAATGTTCCATGTCTCAAGTTTGTTCCACGCTCGAGTCATCGTAACTACGTTAGCTTCTTTGCCGGGGGAGGGTAAGTTCTTATAACTTGACCTCAAGATCAAATCATTTAAAAGTCAGTTCTTAAtccattttttaagaaaatacaaatttagAATTGAAATTAGAAGCATTATACTGAGTACTATAAGCGGACGTTTTTATAAAATTAGGAGGAACAAATGATTTTACCGACAAAATTAGCCTGAAAGGCTAGAAACTACTTACGTTGATTGACGCGTGTACAGTCAACTCCAGTCAACTCTCGCTTGGCGGACATCCCGTTTTAACGGACACTTCGATAAAACGGACATTAGCTAAATCTCCGGCAAAAACAAATTACGGAAGATTGACTGAAACAAACTGCCGCTATTACCATACAGACTCTCGCTAAAGAGGACACGAATtcgaggtccctacagtgtccgctgtAAACTAAGTCGACTATGTATTTATGAAATTTAGTGTAGTTAATAGATAAAATAATCTGACAAACTTAGGCTTTAGTTTAGGTCATAATGAATTAAGTTATTTCTCTAACCCCCCTTGGATAACAAGATTGATCATAACGTGCATGCCTTTGTCAATGACCGCCCTAGTCTAAGGGCCGGCTTCAAAGGCCATTCGATGCTAAATAGTCCTCCAAAGATGGTAACTAGAGACGTCATAATCGTTCGCCACCATTTTTTGCTGATCTTGagttatcattttttttcttcttgcctTCTTCATTTTGTTCCACAAAGGTGCTAAAAGACAAAAGTACTGTTAGAAATGAACTTCAGTTGTTGAATCATGTTCAGacattttcattcatttcacaaaatgtaataatccttttgtttaaatttttagatgCTATTCAATGGTTGGGCGGGTAGGCGGACAACAGAAAATTTCCATTGGACGAGGCTGCGAGTATCTTCATACTGTGATTCATGAGATCGGTGAGTTTTTTGCTCTCAAGTGAGTGCTATCTTTAATGAAAGAACAGCCAAGGATACTCTAaattttgttcgattttgtcaGAAACCGACCACCGGCTACTGAACTTTATGTGCGTCTCAGATTATTAAATGCAAAAATCTGGTATCCCAAATGCAGTTGAGGCACATCGTAAAAAATATCTAGCAGAAACGCGCTGCTCAATAACTGTCATTTCGATCaaggtatttttgtttttgtcgacTTCAGttcaacaaccaaaaaattgtCGAAGACTCCATGGTTCCTTCTGATTCTTTTCAAAATATCATATTAGCTATAGGGGTCGGGGGTGGGGAAAAAACGATTATCTGTAGTGTCAGTCATTGCGTACAGACTTTTGACTCAAAAGATCAATGAAATATATAGTGAACACAATCATAGTACCTGTCACGCAGTCACATTACTGGCACAGTCATAACACTTGTCCCAGTGACATCACTCGTCGCAGTCTGAAATTTAACTCTAACAGTGACTGCATGTTTCCATTTTATATAATCTATTACCTGATACTTTCAACAGGGCACGCCCTCGGGTTTTGGCACGAGCAGTCCCGTCCCGATCGCGACAGGTATATCAACATTCACTGGAATAATATTCCCACAGGTGCGTGGAACTATGAACATTACTTATAACTTCATTAACCACCTGTCTGGTTTGAACATAGTTTAGAAGAGACTGGTTGCTGCAGGTTATGTTGGAAGtccgggggggactccgcatatgaaatgagtggggatgctcgtcgtctcgcttaggggtgtaaatttcggattttggtctcacagtagggtgttctgggcaaaactcCATCATATTTAAcagtgaaggtctcgtttagggttgcacgcgaaaaaagcATAAATATGTATATTTGATATGTGTAGTTTTAATGCGTTTTTTTCACTCCATTCATgtaatccaagttttctcatttgtctgtgttttaacatggtctcttttaggggtcaaaaaaagcttgggccacgcccagatcggtctcttttaggggtttaattcaaaatttccgacgagcatccccaccccatTCATATGCGCagtcccccccccggggggggggggctggaagctccctgacggtgcacaatcctttgttttcagttcgcaaaatgtgaaaattggcacgtttttattggtcaacaAAATCAAAATGCTAGGGAATGCTATGAGCGTTGTGCACCGCCAGGTCTACAAAAACATGACACAAAGGTGTCTGACGGATTTCATCACTATTCCACTCTATTAAGTATAGTTTGAACGAAATTTTACCTATATATTATGGGCAAAAGCgatgttttcttttgtcttccGCTGGCCTAGACAAAGAATAATAATTGTCATGCAAACACTTGTGTCATTTTAGACTGTGAGCGTTGCCTTTCTCTCGACAGGATTTCGCTCTCAGTTTACTAAGATGTCTGAAAGCGCTATCAACTCGCGAGGCGTAGGATATGATTACGATAGTGTGATGCACTACCACTCAACCGCTTTTGGAAATGGACGAATCACTATCACGCGCAAAGATGGCAGCACAAAGCTGGGCAACACGCGTGGACTGAGCCCAAAGGACATAGAACAAGCCAGGAAAATGTACTGTGGTTCCACGCCTACTAACCGCCCTGTTACCCAGAGACCACCATGGCCTTCAACACCTCCTTCTGGTAAATGACCTTTTTCTGCAGCTTTTGCTGACTCAGTGATTTGTAAGACTTTCTAATACTTAAAATTTGCCTGAAAAacgatctaaaaataaactggtctgtgAGCACACCGTTGCATGGCCAAAAGGGGTTGCTCGGCACCTGGCTAAGGCcgttttttacaaaaaaaaactttgcaattttgcaaaaaaaaaattcctcatTGGATTTAGGTTTAATCCAAAGCTGAAGGTAGCCACTTGTTTTAACAATCAATGCCTTTCCCTACTCCCGAGAATGATTAATCTGGTGGCTTATATTCTTATATATTCTGCACACTAAAATGGATTAAGAATGTCCATGCTTTTCAACGACAGAACGTTTTAGAGGGAGAACGGATGTTGTTCCAAGCGCTATGTATATCATTGATGCTCCATAGCGAGACTGAGGACTTTTTCAAAATTGAGAGCGCTGTAAATATTTTAACAGGTTGTCAGGACAGTAACAATAAGTGTCCTACTTGGGCCAGAAATGGACACTGCAGAGGAGGTCAGTGGCAGAATTATATGAAGACGAACTGTAAAAGGAGTTGCGGGCTCTGTAATGGTGAGGAACATCATTTCATCCATTATATTTCTGATATACTTTTAGCTCGGTGATCTCCACTATTCATATTTTTAAGCCCTTATCGCCATCCTGTAAGA is a genomic window containing:
- the LOC140947463 gene encoding zinc metalloproteinase nas-6-like, with protein sequence MMFRAIFVAVFLQLAKSAFARPGNLQSPPPPGSIQEGRKATGENRTAFEVILLANNDAGNLRLVDRNNSLHEGDILLTKRQKSLLGVEQGNSRRYKRAAMRSLARRWISGGQAVVPYQLEGSVGHARRVISAAIQHWERNVPCLKFVPRSSHRNYVSFFAGGGCYSMVGRVGGQQKISIGRGCEYLHTVIHEIGHALGFWHEQSRPDRDRYINIHWNNIPTGFRSQFTKMSESAINSRGVGYDYDSVMHYHSTAFGNGRITITRKDGSTKLGNTRGLSPKDIEQARKMYCGSTPTNRPVTQRPPWPSTPPSGCQDSNNKCPTWARNGHCRGGQWQNYMKTNCKRSCGLCNGCQHADNNSNCPYWAKKGYCRGQWQRFMETNCKKSCKCKDNRPCTDKRKSCNSWARSGYCNDRRYAVFMAINCKKTCNKC